In the genome of Bacillus sp. S3, one region contains:
- a CDS encoding DUF1871 family protein has translation MRKELQTNLQYVDVLNEWDPFHLQNGDYDTEIADAIQAVHELDDPSKLAKRIQAIYEFSFEEVIPMETCLKIAWALLAIKENESCSF, from the coding sequence ATGAGAAAAGAGCTTCAAACTAATTTGCAGTATGTGGATGTTTTAAATGAATGGGATCCCTTTCATTTGCAAAATGGGGATTATGATACGGAAATTGCTGATGCAATTCAGGCGGTTCATGAACTAGATGATCCATCAAAGCTTGCTAAAAGAATCCAGGCGATTTACGAATTTTCCTTTGAAGAAGTCATTCCGATGGAAACCTGCTTAAAAATTGCATGGGCGTTATTAGCAATAAAAGAGAATGAATCATGTTCTTTTTAA
- a CDS encoding helix-turn-helix domain-containing protein, whose translation MNSIGQTIKTCRETLHMTQEELAQKVRVGTHTIEKYESGEQIPSTQTILKLSTVLDIPASELLKHHIHTNSSINP comes from the coding sequence ATGAATTCGATCGGTCAAACAATTAAAACCTGCCGCGAAACGCTCCATATGACCCAAGAAGAATTGGCTCAAAAGGTAAGAGTAGGAACGCATACAATTGAAAAGTATGAATCCGGGGAACAAATTCCAAGTACTCAAACAATCTTGAAGTTATCAACTGTTTTAGATATCCCGGCTTCTGAGTTATTAAAGCACCATATTCATACAAACTCCTCCATAAATCCTTAA
- the yugI gene encoding S1 domain-containing post-transcriptional regulator GSP13, producing the protein MTEKIETGSIVTGKVTGIQPYGAFVALDETTQGLVHISEITHGYVKDINDHLKVGDEVKVKVLSIDEGAGKIGLSIRATEEAPVQQAAKPKKPRKRTAAAIIPEAEGQQGFNTLKDKLQEWIDQSQREDLIKK; encoded by the coding sequence ATGACAGAAAAGATTGAAACTGGAAGTATTGTAACTGGTAAAGTAACGGGTATTCAGCCATATGGAGCGTTTGTTGCGCTTGACGAAACTACGCAAGGTCTTGTTCATATTTCAGAAATTACGCACGGATATGTGAAAGATATTAACGACCACCTTAAGGTTGGCGATGAGGTTAAAGTAAAAGTTTTATCAATCGATGAAGGGGCTGGAAAAATTGGCCTTTCCATCCGCGCAACGGAAGAAGCACCTGTTCAACAGGCTGCAAAACCAAAGAAACCTCGCAAACGCACGGCTGCAGCAATTATTCCTGAAGCAGAAGGCCAGCAAGGATTTAACACATTAAAAGATAAGCTTCAAGAGTGGATTGACCAATCGCAGCGTGAAGATTTAATTAAGAAATAA
- a CDS encoding MalY/PatB family protein: MSIFNEKIDRLKTSSVKWELTKDIFGEADLWPMWVADMDFKPPQAVIDAIKSRVDHGIFGYTFVPPSTAGAITDWLQKRHQWEVSPTWLLYCSGVVQAISAAIQSFTAEGDRILLQAPVYTPFFDMIKKNNRIVVNSPLILVNEKYEIDFASFEQELQQGCKLFLLCSPHNPGGRVWGRDELLKIGELCLKYNCLILSDEIHSDIIFREFKHIPIASLSSELYERVITLVAPSKTFNLAGLQASAVIIKNEDLRNQFLGTLTRQGIFSLNTFGIIGMEAAYREGEPWLEQLIDYLQGNKDNVLDYLHDHLPEITCVQSEGTYLLWLDCRKLNISDAELHQLLIEKGKLALEPGTKYGPGGEGFVRMNIACPREDVIEGLNRLKKALG; the protein is encoded by the coding sequence ATGAGTATTTTTAATGAGAAGATTGACCGATTAAAGACATCATCAGTGAAATGGGAACTTACAAAAGACATCTTTGGGGAAGCTGATTTGTGGCCAATGTGGGTGGCTGATATGGATTTTAAGCCGCCGCAAGCGGTCATAGATGCAATCAAAAGCCGGGTAGATCATGGAATTTTTGGCTATACCTTTGTTCCTCCATCGACAGCGGGAGCGATTACTGATTGGCTGCAAAAAAGACATCAATGGGAGGTCAGCCCTACATGGCTGTTATATTGCAGCGGCGTCGTTCAAGCGATTAGTGCTGCAATCCAGTCGTTTACTGCAGAGGGTGATCGGATATTGCTGCAGGCTCCTGTCTACACTCCCTTTTTTGACATGATTAAGAAAAATAATAGGATAGTGGTAAATTCACCGCTAATCTTGGTAAATGAAAAATACGAGATTGATTTTGCCAGCTTTGAACAAGAATTACAGCAGGGCTGCAAGCTGTTCCTGCTATGCAGCCCGCACAATCCCGGCGGCAGGGTTTGGGGGCGTGATGAGCTCTTAAAAATTGGTGAGCTTTGCTTGAAATACAATTGTCTTATACTATCAGATGAAATTCACTCTGATATTATCTTTAGGGAGTTTAAGCATATCCCCATTGCTTCTTTAAGTTCAGAGTTGTATGAGCGTGTTATTACCTTAGTCGCCCCAAGCAAAACCTTTAATCTTGCTGGATTGCAGGCTTCTGCGGTCATTATTAAAAATGAAGATTTACGAAATCAATTTCTAGGAACCTTAACACGACAAGGAATTTTCTCGTTAAATACCTTTGGGATTATAGGCATGGAGGCGGCCTACAGGGAAGGTGAACCATGGCTTGAGCAGCTGATTGATTACTTACAGGGGAACAAAGACAATGTTCTTGACTATCTCCACGACCATTTGCCCGAGATTACCTGTGTTCAGTCTGAAGGGACCTATCTCCTCTGGCTCGATTGCCGGAAGCTGAATATCAGCGATGCTGAATTACACCAGTTATTAATCGAAAAAGGGAAATTGGCATTAGAGCCGGGTACCAAATACGGTCCAGGAGGAGAAGGGTTCGTCCGAATGAATATTGCCTGCCCAAGGGAAGACGTAATTGAAGGGCTTAATCGATTGAAAAAAGCTCTTGGATAA